CAGGTGGGCGAAATCCTGGTAGAGCTGTGGCCGCTGGAGCAGCAGGCCCGCCAAGACCGCGAAGAGCGCCTGCGCGATCAGGCCCAGGCCAACAAGGAGCTGATCCGCAACTTGGCCCATGAGATCAAGAACCCGCTGGGCGGCATTCGGGGCGCGGCGCAACTGCTGGAGATGGAGCTCGACAACCGCGAACTCACCGAATACACCCAGGTCATCATCCACGAGGCCGACCGCCTGCAAAGCCTGGTGGACCGGTTGCTAGCCCCCCACCGCCACCCGCATCTGGTGGGCGACGTGAACATCCACGAGGTGTGCGAGCGGGTGCGCTCGCTCGTGCTGGTCGAATACCCGCAGGGCCTCAAGGTACAGCGCGACTACGACACCTCCATTCCTGAGTTTCGCGGGGACCGTGCGCAGCTCATTCAGGCGGTGCTGAACATCGTGCAAAACGCGGCCCAGGCGTTGTCAGAGCGTATCGCCAAGGGCGATGCCGTGATCACGCTGCGCACACGTGTGGCCCGCCAGGTCACGTTCGGTCGGCAACGCTATCGGCTGGCACTGGAATTGCATGTCATCGACAACGGACCGGGCGTACCCGATGCCATCAAGGAGCGGATTTTTTACCCCTTGGTGTCGGGTCGGGACGGCGGATCAGGGCTGGGGCTGACGTTGGCGCAAACCTTCGTGCAGCGACACCACGGGTTGATCGAATGCGACAGCGTACCGGGTCGCACCGACTTCCGAATCCTGATCCCCTTGCCTTGACAGCGCACGACGGTCCCTGACACGCAACCACAGGGAAGGTAAGAAAAACATATGAAGCCGATCTGGATAGTAGATGACGACCCCTCGATCCGCTTCGTCCTGGAAAAGGCGCTGGCCCGTGAGAACCTGCCCACGCGCAGCTTCACGCATCCGCGCGAAGTGCTGGACGCACTGGCCGATGTCACTGCGGGCGACCCCGCCCGCCAGGGCCCCCAGGTTCTGGTGAGCGACATCCGCATGCCCGGAGGCTCGGGCCTGCAACTGCTGGAGAAGGTGCGCGAGCTGCAGCCCGGCCTGCCCGTCATCATCATGACGGCGTACTCTGACCTCGACAGCGCGGTGTCGGCCTTTCAGCGCGGCGCGTTCGAATACCTGCCCAAGCCCTTTGACCTGCCCAAGGCGGTGGAGCTGATCCGTCGCGCGGTCGAAGAAAGCCAGCGCGAAGAAGTCACCGAAGAGCGCCAGACTGCAACCCCCGAAATGCTGGGCCAGGCGCCCGCCATGCAGGACGTGTTCCGCGCCATCGGGCGGCTGTCGCAAAGCCAGGTCACGGTGCTCATCACCGGCGAATCCGGCTCGGGCAAGGAGCTCGTGGCGCGCGCGCTGCACAAGCATTCGCCCGTAGCCGATGGCCCCTTTGTGGCCATTAACACCGCCGCCATTCCCAAGGACCTGCTGGAGAGCGAACTCTTCGGCCACGAGCGCGGCGCCTTCACCGGTGCGCAGACGCAGCGGCGCGGCCGCTTCGAGCAGGCCGAGGGCGGCACGCTGTTCCTCGATGAAATCGGCGACATGCCGTTTGATTTGCAGACGCGTCTTCTGCGCGTGCTGTCTGACGGCCAGTTCTACCGGGTGGGCGGCCACGCGGCCGTCAAGGCCCATGTGCGCGTGATTGCCGCCACGCACCAGAACCTGGAGCAGCGCGTCAAGGAAGGTGGCTTCCGCGAAGACTTGTTCCACCGCCTCAACGTGATCCGTCTGCGCCTGCCGGCCCTGCGCGAGCGGCACGAGGACGTGCCCATGCTCACGCGCCACTTCCTGCAGCAAAGCGCGCGGCAGCTGGGCGTGGAGCCCAAGCGCATTGCCGACTCGGCGCTGGCGCGGCTGGAGCAGTTTGCCTTCCCGGGTAACGTGCGCCAGCTGGAGAACATCTGCCACTGGCTGACCGTGATGGCACCCGCTCAGGTGATCTCGCTGCAAGACCTGCCGCCCGAGGTGCTGGAGGCCCCGGTGTATCAGCCGCCTGTGCGCGCTACGGCGGGTGCCGAGCCTGTGGCAGCGACGGTGACATCCATGCCGGTGGCCCCGCTGGCGCCTGTTGCCCCGGTGGCGCAGCCGGCGCCCGAGCTGGTGGGGGGGCTGCACCCCGCAGCGCCCGTGTCGACTCCCGTGCCCGCGTCTGCACCTGTAGCCGCTGCGTCCTGGTCGGCCGACGCTGTGGCAGCCCCTGTGGCTGCCGCCCACAGTTGGGAGCAGGCACTCGAAACAGAAGCGCAAAAACTGCTCGCAGGCGGCCAGCCCGAGGTGTGGGACGCGCTCACGCGGCGCTTTGAGTCGCGCCTGATCCGCACGGCCCTGGTGGCCACCCACGGCCGTCGCATGGAGGCCGCGCAGCGCCTGGGCATTGGGCGCAACACCATCACCCGCAAGATCCAGGAGTTGGGGCTGGACGCACCGGATGAAGTATGAAAATGGCCGCAGGTGCTTGTTTATCATGCCTCTGCAGCTATTGAAATCATAGCAATTCAAGGTGCTACTACCTCGCCGGTGGCATCGCTGTAACACGGCCCTGATGCGCGTTGCCCATCGCACCGCATGGCGGGCCACGTCCTACATGTAGGCCCTCCCTGGGCCGACCTGGCACTTCGGAGGTGGCTTCAACAATGAAGTCACTGTCAACCAACCGGAGATGTTCCTATGTCGGATTTCAACGATGCCAACCGTGACCCTTTGACCAATGAGCCGGGCGCTCACCCTGTCGGAACGGGCGTGGGTGCAGCCCTGGGTGGCGCTGCTGCCGGCGCTGCTGCTGGTGCTTTCGGCGGCCCGGTCGGCGCTGCCATTGGTGGCGTAGCTGGGGCTGTGGCCGGCGGCCTGGCTGGCAAGGCGGCTGCCGAGGCCGTCAACCCCACCGAAGAAGACGCTTACTGGCGCGAAACCTACCACCGCGAGCCCTACTACGTGGGCGGCCGCACGTACGACCAATACCGTCCCGCCTATGAGCTGGGCTGGTCGTCTGTGGGCCGCTACGAGGGCGACTTTGACGCCATCGAGCCGCGCCTGGCGGACGACTGGCGCGCACGCCATGGCAGCGACGGCCTGGCCTGGACCGATGTGCGCCCCGCCACCCGTGCGGCGTGGGAGCGCGCCGCCAACCGCACTGCGCTCGCCACCGACCGCCCAATGGACGTGATCGACGCCGAGGATGTGGTCGATGTACTCAATGACCTGCTGGAGTCTGCACGCGATGGCGAGTACGGCTTCCATGCCTGCGCGGAGCATGCCGAGTCGGGCCAGCTCAAGGGCATCTTCCAGCGCCACTCGCGTGAATGCGCCGCTGCCGCTGTCGAGCTGGAGCATGAGATTCGCCGCCTGAATGGCGACCCTGCACAGGGCGGCACGGTGGCAGGTGCGCTGCACCGGGGCTGGGTGTCGGTGAAGACTGCACTCTCCACCCGCGACGACAAGGCCGTGCTGGAAGAATGCGAGCGTGGCGAGCACGCTGCGGTAGCCCGCTACCGCAAGGCGTTGAAGGCGACGCTGCCTGCCGATGTGCGCGCGCTGGTGGAGCGCCAGGCACAAGGCGCCCAGCGCAACCACGACGAGGTGCGTGCGCTGCGCGACGGGTTCTCGCCACGGCCCTGATCTCAGGGGCCAAGGGCGTCCCTGGGGGAAGCCACGCCTGAGATGGCGCCTGTGCTGCACCTGAGGGTTGCCCCCAGAAAAAAGGCTGCCAGAGGAATACTCTGACAGCCTTTTTGCGTTGCTTGCGGGCAGCCTGAGGACTGCAGCCGAGCGGTCGTATTACGTATCAGGCGCTCATCGTGACCACCACCGGCGCGTGGTCGCTGGGCTGCGGGTTCTTGCGCGGGGCGCGGTCCACCACGCAGGCCGTTACTGTGGGCTTGAGCGCTTCGCTCACCAGGATGTGATCGATGCGCAGGCCCCGGTTTTTCTGGAAGCCCAGCATGCGGTAGTCCCACCACGAATAGCTTTTTTCGGGCTGCTCGAACATGCGGAAGGCATCGGTCAGTCCCAACGCCAGTAGCGCCTGGAAGTGGTTGCGCTCTTCGGTCGTGTGGTGGATGGTCTCGCGCAGGCCTTCGGGGTCGTACGAGTCGCGGTCTTCAGGCGCCACATTGAAGTCGCCCACCAGCACCAGGCGGGGGTGGGCCGCCATCTCGGCGCGCACCATGTCCTGCAGGGCCTGCAGCCAGCGCATCTTGTAGGCAAACTTTTCCGAGCCCGGCTCCTGGCCGTTGACGAAGTAGCCGTTGAGCAGGCGCAGCGGGCCTGTGGGCGTGTCCAGCGTGGCCGCGATGACGCGGGCCTGCTCGTCTCCAAAGTCAGGGATGTTGCGCACCACGTCGCGCAACGGGTGGCGGCTCAGGATGGCCACGCCGTTGTAGGTCTTCTGGCCGAAGGCGACGGCTTCGTAGCCCGCCTCTTTCAGCGCGTCGTGCGGAAACTTGTCGTCGGTGAGCTTGAGCTCCTGCAGGCACAGGGCATCGACCGGGTTGGCGGCCAGCCAGGCCAGCACCTGGGGCAGGCGCACCGACAGGGAGTTCACGTTCCAGGTGGCAATTTGCATTGGTTGAAAAATCTCTTTTAGATCAATGGGTTGTCGGCTTGATGGTGCTGATTTTTTGGCTGGCTACCCACCTAGCTACCCGAATTTTGTGCCCTTGGGTAGCCGTGTTGGAAGGGCCTAGCCGGCATTGTCGCCGCACCGAGACTCCAAGTAGTCGTGGATGCTTTTCGCGGTGATCCGGCTGGCACGCTTGCCGACTTTCACCAGCTTCAAATGCTTGTCCTTGACCAGCCGGTAGATGGTTGCGCGTGAGACATCGAGCTTTGCAGCGGCGTGGTTGATTTGATAGGCGAGGGGGTGTTGTGCGGTGTTCATGTTGTTCTGGCTCCTGGCAATTCGCCGGTAGCGGGTAAGGCGAAGTACGCGGCGCCCGCATCGGTGGGGCGGTGGTCGATCCCTTGGAGCAGGCCCTTGCGGTGCAGGGCTTGCAGGGTGCGGGGGTCTTTGGAGGGCGTCTGCCCCACCGTTGCGCGCCACAGCGCGTTGCGCTGGGCGGGCGAGAGGGAGGGGCGTTTGGTCATGGCGACAGACCCATTTCCCGCAGGTGGCGGTCGGCGGATGCATTGATGGCCGTGGCCACCGCCGCGCGTGCCTCGCGCTCCAGCTGGGGCAGGAAGTCGGCACGCTTGGCTGCCAGAAGGCGCAGGCCGGCGAGGATGTCCGGGTGCAGCTCAAGGTGGTCAAGCGCCGGGTCGAGAATCTGATTCTTGTCCCAGCAGATGACGTAGCACATGCCACCGAGCACGCGGCCATGAAAGTTCGGCGCCGTGCGCAGCAGCTTCGCCAGATGGTTGTAGAGCACCTGCAGATGCTTCGGGTTGTCGCTGTCGAAACTCTCATCTTTGTCGTTGAGGAACTTGCCCAAATCCTGCGGCGCGCCGTGGATCGGCCAGGGCCCTCCCCAGCGTTCGTCAATGGTGTCCAGCAGGCACAGCAATTCGCCGCCTGCGTCGATGTCACGGGTTGAAGGTTTTGCCATCTTCATGGTTTCTTTCCTCCCTGCCGCTTCCGCAGCCAGGTGAAGTGCGGCGGATCTCCCGCCTGTTGATACTGGGTCCACAGAGCTGCGCCATCTGGGCACCGCTCCCTTGAACCAGGGGCAGTGCCGGCGGCGCGGCAGGTGGGGCAGTTGGAGTGGTGTGCCTGGTAGGCCGCATCGGCGGCGTGCCAGTCTGGGGCGGTGCTCATGCCGTGCAGCGCGGCGCGTGCACGATGGGGATGCTTCGGCCAATGCTGGGCCGTGCCAATTCGGGGTTGTTGCGCATCCACTCCTGAACGAACCACAGTTGCCCGCAGCCGCCGCCAATGTCGTCCTGCCCCGCAGGGTCAAAACAGCGTGTGGGGTAGCCGTATGCGTTCAGCTTCTCCATGAAGTCCGTAGCCAACTGGCGTTGCCGGATGTTCGCGGCCGCCACTGACTCGTCGCGCTCACACACCACGCTGATGGTGGCCTGCCAGAACATCGGATTGAAAATCTGATAGATGCGCTCGGCATCTTCATGGGATGTATTGCGGTCGTGAGCGCAGTAGTTGAAAAATGGCTCTCTTCCTGTGGCTCGAAACCAGAGTTCGCCCTCTTTCGCAATTTGCGCGAGAGTCAACTTTGCCTTGAACGGGATCAGTGCATTGCGTGCCTCGTCAGTGCTCTCATGCACACTGAACTGCAGGCCCACCGTTGGCACTTCGACAGACAGGTCGCGCACCCGCTCGTAGTCCACATCTGGCGCAGAGGTGCTAATGAGCAACGCGAAGCGCGGGTAGAGCGCATGCAGCTTACGGATTGCGTCCGACAGGCCGCCGAAGTTCAGCAGCGGTTCCCCCATGCTCATGAACATGATCTGGCAGCGCTGCACAGCCTCGGGGTCAATGCCGCGATCTGCAAACAGGTGCTGGACCTGAGCCACGATTTCATCGCCGGTCAAGCTGCGCACAAAC
Above is a window of Acidovorax sp. KKS102 DNA encoding:
- the glnL gene encoding nitrogen regulation protein NR(II), which translates into the protein MSTLVAVLRADDGAVQFANAALENTLGLSRRTLEGADFSTFFTDPALLQTALAGARGKDFAALRYEASLKRLHQDPVPVHVNVADAEQVGEILVELWPLEQQARQDREERLRDQAQANKELIRNLAHEIKNPLGGIRGAAQLLEMELDNRELTEYTQVIIHEADRLQSLVDRLLAPHRHPHLVGDVNIHEVCERVRSLVLVEYPQGLKVQRDYDTSIPEFRGDRAQLIQAVLNIVQNAAQALSERIAKGDAVITLRTRVARQVTFGRQRYRLALELHVIDNGPGVPDAIKERIFYPLVSGRDGGSGLGLTLAQTFVQRHHGLIECDSVPGRTDFRILIPLP
- the ntrC gene encoding nitrogen regulation protein NR(I), which codes for MKPIWIVDDDPSIRFVLEKALARENLPTRSFTHPREVLDALADVTAGDPARQGPQVLVSDIRMPGGSGLQLLEKVRELQPGLPVIIMTAYSDLDSAVSAFQRGAFEYLPKPFDLPKAVELIRRAVEESQREEVTEERQTATPEMLGQAPAMQDVFRAIGRLSQSQVTVLITGESGSGKELVARALHKHSPVADGPFVAINTAAIPKDLLESELFGHERGAFTGAQTQRRGRFEQAEGGTLFLDEIGDMPFDLQTRLLRVLSDGQFYRVGGHAAVKAHVRVIAATHQNLEQRVKEGGFREDLFHRLNVIRLRLPALRERHEDVPMLTRHFLQQSARQLGVEPKRIADSALARLEQFAFPGNVRQLENICHWLTVMAPAQVISLQDLPPEVLEAPVYQPPVRATAGAEPVAATVTSMPVAPLAPVAPVAQPAPELVGGLHPAAPVSTPVPASAPVAAASWSADAVAAPVAAAHSWEQALETEAQKLLAGGQPEVWDALTRRFESRLIRTALVATHGRRMEAAQRLGIGRNTITRKIQELGLDAPDEV
- a CDS encoding PA2169 family four-helix-bundle protein, encoding MSDFNDANRDPLTNEPGAHPVGTGVGAALGGAAAGAAAGAFGGPVGAAIGGVAGAVAGGLAGKAAAEAVNPTEEDAYWRETYHREPYYVGGRTYDQYRPAYELGWSSVGRYEGDFDAIEPRLADDWRARHGSDGLAWTDVRPATRAAWERAANRTALATDRPMDVIDAEDVVDVLNDLLESARDGEYGFHACAEHAESGQLKGIFQRHSRECAAAAVELEHEIRRLNGDPAQGGTVAGALHRGWVSVKTALSTRDDKAVLEECERGEHAAVARYRKALKATLPADVRALVERQAQGAQRNHDEVRALRDGFSPRP
- the xth gene encoding exodeoxyribonuclease III; this encodes MQIATWNVNSLSVRLPQVLAWLAANPVDALCLQELKLTDDKFPHDALKEAGYEAVAFGQKTYNGVAILSRHPLRDVVRNIPDFGDEQARVIAATLDTPTGPLRLLNGYFVNGQEPGSEKFAYKMRWLQALQDMVRAEMAAHPRLVLVGDFNVAPEDRDSYDPEGLRETIHHTTEERNHFQALLALGLTDAFRMFEQPEKSYSWWDYRMLGFQKNRGLRIDHILVSEALKPTVTACVVDRAPRKNPQPSDHAPVVVTMSA
- a CDS encoding AlpA family transcriptional regulator; the protein is MNTAQHPLAYQINHAAAKLDVSRATIYRLVKDKHLKLVKVGKRASRITAKSIHDYLESRCGDNAG
- a CDS encoding radical SAM protein, which translates into the protein MQVKRIDSSDENVSKYVFDFGNAVAEAVLYKYPTYEDRTVICCSTQSGCPVGCRFCGAGDAFVRSLTGDEIVAQVQHLFADRGIDPEAVQRCQIMFMSMGEPLLNFGGLSDAIRKLHALYPRFALLISTSAPDVDYERVRDLSVEVPTVGLQFSVHESTDEARNALIPFKAKLTLAQIAKEGELWFRATGREPFFNYCAHDRNTSHEDAERIYQIFNPMFWQATISVVCERDESVAAANIRQRQLATDFMEKLNAYGYPTRCFDPAGQDDIGGGCGQLWFVQEWMRNNPELARPSIGRSIPIVHAPRCTA